A genomic segment from Bufo bufo chromosome 8, aBufBuf1.1, whole genome shotgun sequence encodes:
- the LOC121009218 gene encoding LOW QUALITY PROTEIN: 60S ribosomal protein L13a-like (The sequence of the model RefSeq protein was modified relative to this genomic sequence to represent the inferred CDS: inserted 5 bases in 3 codons), translating to MALQHGEFKASSQVLAIDGRGHRLADTVAKHVLLRRKAVVVRCEGVNVYRNKRKYLAYLRKRLNTNXCGPYHFRAPNRISWRTVGGMLPHKTXRGQAALERLKVFDGIPPPNDKRKHMAVPAALKIVRLKPRRKFAYLARLAXVGWKYQAVTATLEEKSKAKASLYYKKKKLVMKLKKQAEKNVESKVLKYANVLKQFVILVSISTQVLEINI from the exons ATGGc GCTTCAACACGGAGAATTCAAAGCTTCTAGTCAGGTTCTGGCCATCGATGGCAGAGGACATCGTCTCGCTGATACTGTTGCAAAGCATGTGTTACTTAGGCGTAAAGCGGTGGTTGTGAGATGTGAAGGCGTCAACGTATACCGTAACAAACGTAAGTACCTTGCTTACCTGAGAAAACGCTTGAACACAAA CTGTGGGCCATACCACTTCAGAGCACCCAACCGCATCTCCTGGAGAACTGTAGGAGGAATGCTTCCACACAAGAC GAGAGGACAGGCTGCTTTGGAAAGGCTGAAGGTCTTTGATGGTATCCCACCTCCCAATGACAAGAGGAAGCATATGGCGGTCCCTGCTGCCCTGAAGATCGTGCGCTTGAAGCCAAGAAGAAAGTTTGCTTACCTTGCTCGCCTTG AAGTTGGCTGGAAGTACCAAGCTGTGACTGCCACTCTTGAAGAGAAAAGCAAGGCAAAGGCCAGTCTGTACTACAAGAAAAAGAAGCTGGTCATGAAACTGAAGAAGCAGGCAGAGAAGAATGTCGAAAGTAAAGTTCTAAAGTACGCAAATGTTCTGAAGCAGTTTGTTATCCTCGTCTCAATATCCACACAGGTTTTGGAAATAAATatttga